In Flavobacterium piscisymbiosum, the sequence TCACTTAAAACCAATTCTTTCTGGAACAATACACTTTATAACAACAGTTTAAATCAGATTCCGTTTTTACAGGATGAAGAATATAAAAATTTAATTTCTAAAATTAATCAAAAAACTATTCAGCAGTTTAGTAAGCACGTTTTGGATAGTTCTAGTAGTGTCGAAGTTATTATGAGCCCTGAAAGTAAATCAGGTAAGTAAAACTTTAGAATACATTTTTATTTTATTAGTCATTAAAGGTTGTCTTGCCAGGACAGCCTTTTTTGTTTGTATAGGTTTCGTGTAAAAAACAAAACACGTAGCAACATTGCTTTAAAACAAAAAACGCCTCATTGCTGAGGCGTTCTTAAAATTTAGTCATGTTTTTACTTAGTGGTGATCATGTCCGTGATCTTTTCCTTTATTAGAATTCCCTTTGGACTTACCTGGATGATCGTTTTTATTTTTATCCTTGTTATTTTGTTTATAGGCTTTATCCGGTTTATTTCCTCTGTTTTTTTGAGGCTTTCCGTGATATCCTTTTGGATATTCAGCTCTGTGTTTTTTATGATAGCTATAAGGAGCGTCTCCTCTATAATCATTTAAAACTACTTTATATCCTCCGTAAAGATCATATTGTCTGTAGGCTGAAGGTAGTCTGCTTTGTCTTACCCATCTGCCGTTATTATCATAAATAAACTGCTTTTGACTTACATCATAATAGGTGTCAATATCCGGCAGATAATAATATCTACTGTCGTCATAACCTTGTGGACCCCAGCTTGGAGGTGTACCAATATTTACATTGATCGAAACTTGCGCGTGGGCAAAAACACTCATCAGGAGCATTAGTGCAATTACTATTTTTTTCATTTTTGTGGTATTTAGTATTAATGTATTTAATACAATGCTAAAGTAGTGCCATTTATTTGCTTTTATGCTTGCCATTATACAAAAACACCATACTAATCGACGAATAGCAACTCACAGCCGACAAAATCCATAAAAAAACGCCTCAAAAATTTGAGGCGTTTTTTAGTCATGTTTTAATTTGTGGCGATAATCGTAAAAATGATTTATCGATATATTTTATTTCCATCCACCACCCAGAGCGCGGTACAAATCTACCACTGCTTGTAGTTTTTGTAAATTATCATTTACACCACTCAATTGAGCTGCTAAAAGATTTTGTTCGGAAGTTAATACATCTGTATAATTAGTTGCAGAACTATATTCTAAAAGCTGTTGTGTAAAGTCTACTGCTTTTACTAAAGCTTCAATTTGTTTTTCTCTCGAATCTTCTTTGGCTACAGCCATTTCGTAAGCATATAAAGCATTCGAAACTTCCTGACCTGCAACTAAAAGGCTTTGTTGAAAATTATTAAAAGCCTGTACTTGTCTTGATTGTGCGTTCGTTAATCTTTCTCTATTAAGTCCCTGATTAAAAATAGGCTGTGTTAATCCTCCTATTATAGAATAAAAGATAGACTGATCAAAGAAATTCTTCAATTGCAAAGTCGACAAACCACCACTTGCTGTAAGCGTTAAACTTGGATAAAAGTAAGTTCTTGCCAAATTAGTTGTCTCAAAAGCAGTTCTGAAATTAAATTCGGCCTGACGAACATCCGGACGATTTTCTAATAACTGAGCTGGTAAACCAATAGCTATTTTTTCAGGAATTACCTGTTCGCCTAAAACTCCTCTTTCGATTGGTCCTGATGCTTGTCCTAATAAAATATTAATTGCATTTTCAGTCTCACGAATGCTTCTTTTTAAATCCGGAATCAAAACTTCGGCTGCATGTTGATTGGCTTCACTTTGCACAACAGATGCACCGGTTACAATTGCTCCTTCTTTTAAAGCTTTGATAACTTCTACATTTTTAATACGGCTTTCTAATGTTGCCTGCGTAATTTCTAATTGCTTGTCATAGGACAGCAATAAAAAATAATTATTAGCAATATCCGAAATCAATTGTGTTTGTACCGCTTGTTTTGCCGCATCTGTAGAAAGATAAGTGGCCAAAGCTGCTCTTTTAGAACTGCTTAGTTTTCCCCAAATATCAGCTTCCCAAGAGGTATTAAAACCCATTTTATAAGTCGTAGTCAGCGTATTGATATTGATTCCCGGAGGAAAATTCAATGCTGCTTTAGATTGCTTATTACGCGTTGCATTAGCATCAAAATCTAAAGTTGGGTAATACGCTAATTTCGTCTGACGTAAAGTAGCACGAGACTGAACAATATTTTCGATTGCATTTTTTAAGTTCAGGTTCTGGTCTAATCCTTTTTGAATTAAAGCATTTAGTTTTTGATCCTTAAAAACAGTCTGCCAGGGCATAGTAGCGATCGTAGTCGAGTCAGTAGAAGTCTGATCTCTGTACAAATTATCTGTCGATAATGTTTTGGGACGTTCGTACTTTTTGGTAACGCAGGCACTCAAAAGAGTGACTGCAACTACCATAAGAATATATTTATTTGAACTATGAGTCATTTTTTCTTAATTAAAATTATTACTCTTTATGAGCTTCGATTAGTTGTACCTCTTCGTCATCATCGTCATCATCATAACCATCTTTTGCCGGGCCACTCACTTTTTCCTGTAATGTCTGGAAAATGATAAACAATACCGGAATAACAAATACTCCTAAAATGGTACCAATTAACATTCCTCCTACTGCTCCTGTACCAATTGATTTGTTTCCTACAGCTCCTGCTCCGGAAGCAAACATCAAAGGAACAAGTCCTAAAATAAAGGCAAAAGACGTCATTAAAATTGGTCTTAAACGCGCAACGGCTCCTTCAACTGCTGCTTGTACAATTGGCATTCCTTTACGCCTTCTTTCGAGGGCAAATTCGACAATCAAAATACCGTTCTTCGCCAGCAATCCAATCAGCATGATTAAGGAAATCTGCAGGTAAATATTACTGTTTAATTTGAAAATGATCGAGAACAAATACGCCCCTGCCAATCCAAACGGAATTGATAATAATACTGCAAATGGCAAAATATAACTCTCGTATTGTGCACTTAATAAGAAGTATACAAAGACAAGACATAATATAAAGATAAAAATAGTTTCGCTTCCTGATGCCAATTCCTCACGTGTTAATCCTGAGAATTCATATCCGTAACCTGTTGGAAGTTCTTCTGCTGCAACTTCCTGAATGGCCTTAATAGCATCTCCTGAACTAAATCCAGGATTTGGTGCTCCGGTAATAGCAATAGAAGAGAAAAGGTTAAACCTTGAAATAGATTCCGGTCCGAAAACTCTGGTCATTTTTACAAACTCTGTAATTGGAGCCATTGTTCCTGCACTGTTTCTAACAAAGATTTTATTTAATCCTTCTGTATTCGTTCTAAACTCAGGAGAAGCCTGGATCATAACACGGTATTGTTTTCCGAATTTATTAAAATTCGAAGCATACAATCCTCCATAGTAACCTTGCATCGTTGACAAAATCGTGTTGACAGGTACACCTGCATCTTTTGCTTTTGCCAGATTGATATCCATCATGTATTGAGGGAAACCTGGATTAAATGGCGTTGTAGCATATTGAATTTCAGGACGTTTTGACAACTTTTCTAAGAAATCAGTATTTACTTTAAAGAATTCAGCCGTAGTGTGTCCTCCTTTATCCTGCAATTGGAATTCGAATCCTCCACTTTGTCCAAATCCCTGAATGGTTGGCGGAGAGATAAAGAAAATATTAGCTTCACGAATACCACTTGTTTTGGCAAAAAGCTGACCAATTACATCATTTACACTCAAATCACGTTTCTCCCAAGTTTCCAGTTTTACAATTACCATACTGTAAGCACTTCCCGCTCCTGCAGTAAAGTTTTGTCCCACAATACGAAGTGTATTTTTAACTCCAGGAATTGTTTTGGCAATACTATCCACTTTTTTTGCAATAATATCAGAACGTTCCATCGAAGCAGATGGCGGTAAACTAATATTGGCAAACACAGTTCCCTGATCTTCCGCAGGAACGAAAGCAGATGGTGTTGTTTTCATCATATAAAATAAAGATGCACCAGCAATAACAATAGAGGCTAATACGATCCATTTTTTTACAGAAAGAAATTGAACTGATTTTTTATATTTACTCGTAACGTTATCAAATGCAACGTTAAACGATGTATAAAATCTTTGAATAAAACTTTTATGTTTATGATCATCAGCATGTGGTTTTAAAAGCAAAGCACACAATGCAGGACTTAAAGTCAAGGCGTTAATTGCCGAAAGGATAATCGCAACGGCTAATGTAATACCAAATTGTTTGTAGAAAACCCCCGTAGACCCAGTAATAAATGTTACCGGAATAAATACCGCTGCCATTACAAGTGTGATCGAAATAATCGCTCCGGAAATTTCATCCATGGCATCGATAGTTGCTTTCTTAGACGATTTATAACCGTGATCCAGCTTGGCATGCACCGCCTCGACGACGACAATAGCATCATCGACCACAATACCAATGGCCAGTACCATTGCAAAAAGGGTTAATAAGTTAATCGTAAACCCAAATAAATTCAGGAAGAAAAATGTTCCTACAATCGCTACCGGAACTGCAATAGCCGGAATTAAAGTTGATCTAAAATCCTGAAGGAAAATAAATACAACGATAAAAACCAATATAAAAGCTTCGATCAACGTATGAATTACTTTTTCGATAGAAGCATCAAGGTTTTCATTAACGTCAACAAGAATTGTATATTTTACTCCTTTTGGGAAAATTTTTGCAGCCTCTTCAATAAGGGCTTTAGAGTTGTTGATTACATCACGGGCATTAGATCCCGGAGTCTGGCTAATTGCCATTGCAGCAGATTCTACACCATTTGTTTTAATCGTCGAAGTATAACTTAAAGATCCTAGCTCTACTTTAGCAACATCTTTTAATCGCAGCATTTGTCCGTTTCCAACAGATTTGATGATAATATCACCAAATTCCTTGTCGCTGGTTAAACGTCCTTTATACTTAATTACGTATTGAAAAGCCTGATCTCCGTTCTCACCAAATTTACCTGGTGCAGCTTCGATATTTTGTTCGGCCAAAGCAGCTGAAATATCACTCGGAATCAATTTGTATTGTTGCATGATATCCGGTTTTAACCAGATTCTCATGGAGTAATCTTTTGCACCAAAAACGGTTACATCTCCTACCCCAACTACACGCTGAATTTGCGGTACAAGGTTGATTTTAGCATAATTTTGAAGAAAGGTCTGATCATAAGCAGGATCATCACTATATAAAGAGAAAATCACTAAGTTACTACTCTGACTCTTTGTTACTGTTACACCGGCCTGAGTTACCTCTACTGGCAATAAACTTGTTGCTCTTGAAACCCTATTCTGAACGTTTACCGCTGCTAAATCCGGGTTTGTTCCTACTTTAAAGAAAATTTTTATAGAGGCATTACCATCATTTGTTGCTGTAGAAGTCATGTAAGTCATGTTTTCTACACCATTAATTTGCTCTTCAAGCGGAATTACGATACTTTTAAGTACAACGTCAGCATTGGCACCTGTATAACTTGCCGAAACGTTTACTGTAGGTGGAGCGATATCAGGATATTGAGATATAGGTAACTCAATAAGTCCTAAAACTCCCAGAATGACAATAATAACAGATATTACCGTCGAAAGTACAGGTCTTTGTATAAATATTTTAAACATTTTTTCTTATTTTAAGTCAGCGTAAACCGTTTCCTGATTCTGATTTTGAGCTTTAATTTCGGTTCCTTCTTTTAAAGCAGCGACTCCTTCTAATACAATTTGATCACCTGCTTTTAAGCCACTTGTTACAACATAGTAATTCCCTGCTGTGTTTTCAAGTTTAGCAATATTGACATTTTTTGTTTTTCCGTCTTTCCCTACAGTAACAGCAAAGATTTTATCCTGAAGTTCGAATGTAGCGCTCTGAGGAATTAAGATAACATCTTTTACTTCATTCGGGATTCTAACAGTTGTACTACTTCCGCTTCTGATGATTCCTTTTGGATTAGGAAAACGCGCTCTGATATTTACCGAACCGGTTTCGGTATTAATAAGTCCG encodes:
- a CDS encoding efflux transporter outer membrane subunit, which encodes MTHSSNKYILMVVAVTLLSACVTKKYERPKTLSTDNLYRDQTSTDSTTIATMPWQTVFKDQKLNALIQKGLDQNLNLKNAIENIVQSRATLRQTKLAYYPTLDFDANATRNKQSKAALNFPPGININTLTTTYKMGFNTSWEADIWGKLSSSKRAALATYLSTDAAKQAVQTQLISDIANNYFLLLSYDKQLEITQATLESRIKNVEVIKALKEGAIVTGASVVQSEANQHAAEVLIPDLKRSIRETENAINILLGQASGPIERGVLGEQVIPEKIAIGLPAQLLENRPDVRQAEFNFRTAFETTNLARTYFYPSLTLTASGGLSTLQLKNFFDQSIFYSIIGGLTQPIFNQGLNRERLTNAQSRQVQAFNNFQQSLLVAGQEVSNALYAYEMAVAKEDSREKQIEALVKAVDFTQQLLEYSSATNYTDVLTSEQNLLAAQLSGVNDNLQKLQAVVDLYRALGGGWK
- a CDS encoding efflux RND transporter permease subunit — translated: MFKIFIQRPVLSTVISVIIVILGVLGLIELPISQYPDIAPPTVNVSASYTGANADVVLKSIVIPLEEQINGVENMTYMTSTATNDGNASIKIFFKVGTNPDLAAVNVQNRVSRATSLLPVEVTQAGVTVTKSQSSNLVIFSLYSDDPAYDQTFLQNYAKINLVPQIQRVVGVGDVTVFGAKDYSMRIWLKPDIMQQYKLIPSDISAALAEQNIEAAPGKFGENGDQAFQYVIKYKGRLTSDKEFGDIIIKSVGNGQMLRLKDVAKVELGSLSYTSTIKTNGVESAAMAISQTPGSNARDVINNSKALIEEAAKIFPKGVKYTILVDVNENLDASIEKVIHTLIEAFILVFIVVFIFLQDFRSTLIPAIAVPVAIVGTFFFLNLFGFTINLLTLFAMVLAIGIVVDDAIVVVEAVHAKLDHGYKSSKKATIDAMDEISGAIISITLVMAAVFIPVTFITGSTGVFYKQFGITLAVAIILSAINALTLSPALCALLLKPHADDHKHKSFIQRFYTSFNVAFDNVTSKYKKSVQFLSVKKWIVLASIVIAGASLFYMMKTTPSAFVPAEDQGTVFANISLPPSASMERSDIIAKKVDSIAKTIPGVKNTLRIVGQNFTAGAGSAYSMVIVKLETWEKRDLSVNDVIGQLFAKTSGIREANIFFISPPTIQGFGQSGGFEFQLQDKGGHTTAEFFKVNTDFLEKLSKRPEIQYATTPFNPGFPQYMMDINLAKAKDAGVPVNTILSTMQGYYGGLYASNFNKFGKQYRVMIQASPEFRTNTEGLNKIFVRNSAGTMAPITEFVKMTRVFGPESISRFNLFSSIAITGAPNPGFSSGDAIKAIQEVAAEELPTGYGYEFSGLTREELASGSETIFIFILCLVFVYFLLSAQYESYILPFAVLLSIPFGLAGAYLFSIIFKLNSNIYLQISLIMLIGLLAKNGILIVEFALERRRKGMPIVQAAVEGAVARLRPILMTSFAFILGLVPLMFASGAGAVGNKSIGTGAVGGMLIGTILGVFVIPVLFIIFQTLQEKVSGPAKDGYDDDDDDEEVQLIEAHKE